One window of the Populus trichocarpa isolate Nisqually-1 chromosome 9, P.trichocarpa_v4.1, whole genome shotgun sequence genome contains the following:
- the LOC7478621 gene encoding arogenate dehydratase 3 → MQSLSTPSPIKSLIRPRPRVTRASPNKLVLQCIYRSDSVSFPNGVGSNRADWQSSCAILASKVVAQQQPIDKSISAGDSGGVADHVAAVNGHKTSVDLNLVPIEKATSNSNNSSIKPHQPQKALTISDLCPAPMHGSQLRVAYQGVPGAYSEAAAGKAYPNCEAIPCDQFEVAFQAVELWIADRAVLPVENSLGGSIHRNYDLLLRHRLHIVGEVQLPVHHCLLALPGVRKEYVNRVISHPQALAQCELTLTKLGLQAVREAVDDTAGAAEYIAANNLRDTAAIASARAAELYGMQVLADGIQDDSSNVTRFVMLAREPIIPRTDRPFRTSIVFAHDKGTSVLFKVLSAFAFRNISLTKIESRPHRNRPIRLVDDANVGTAKHFEYMFYVDFEASMAEVRAQNALAEVQEFTSFLRVLGSYPMDMTPWCPSREDDNDDGGNEKNPF, encoded by the coding sequence ATGCAATCGCTTTCTACTCCGTCTCCGATCAAGTCCTTGATCCGGCCACGTCCTCGAGTCACCCGAGCGAGTCCCAACAAACTCGTTCTCCAATGCATCTACCGTTCCGACTCGGTTTCTTTCCCGAACGGTGTCGGTTCGAACCGAGCCGATTGGCAAAGTTCTTGTGCTATATTGGCAAGCAAAGTGGTAGCTCAACAACAGCCAATAGATAAATCTATTAGTGCTGGCGATTCTGGCGGAGTAGCAGATCATGTGGCCGCTGTTAACGGCCACAAGACATCCGTGGACTTAAATCTAGTCCCGATAGAAAAAGCCACATCGAACTCGAACAACAGCAGCATTAAACCTCATCAGCCACAAAAAGCGTTAACGATAAGTGACTTATGTCCTGCCCCTATGCACGGGTCACAACTCCGAGTCGCGTATCAAGGAGTTCCCGGCGCGTACTCTGAAGCTGCTGCTGGAAAAGCCTATCCCAACTGTGAAGCGATTCCTTGTGACCAGTTTGAGGTTGCTTTTCAAGCTGTTGAGCTTTGGATTGCCGATCGCGCTGTTTTACCTGTCGAGAATTCTCTCGGTGGATCCATTCATCGGAATTATGACCTCCTCCTCCGTCACCGCCTCCATATCGTTGGTGAAGTTCAGTTACCGGTCCACCACTGCCTTCTTGCCCTTCCTGGAGTCCGGAAGGAGTATGTTAACCGAGTTATTTCGCACCCACAAGCTCTCGCTCAATGCGAATTAACTCTCACCAAACTCGGTCTCCAGGCGGTGCGTGAAGCAGTAGACGACACAGCTGGTGCTGCAGAGTATATCGCGGCCAACAACCTCCGTGACACAGCTGCGATTGCGAGTGCACGCGCGGCAGAGCTTTATGGGATGCAGGTACTTGCTGATGGGATCCAGGATGATTCAAGCAATGTCACGCGCTTTGTGATGTTGGCGCGTGAACCGATTATACCGAGAACGGACAGGCCATTCAGGACAAGTATTGTGTTTGCTCATGATAAAGGAACGAGTGTGCTGTTTAAGGTGCTTTCAGCCTTTGCGTTTAGGAATATAAGTTTGACGAAGATTGAATCAAGGCCGCACAGGAACCGTCCGATTAGGCTGGTTGATGATGCAAATGTGGGGACAGCAAAGCATTTCGAGTACatgttttatgttgattttgaagCCTCGATGGCTGAGGTTAGAGCTCAGAATGCATTGGCTGAAGTTCAAGAATTCACATCTTTCCTGAGGGTGTTAGGGAGCTATCCAATGGACATGACACCGTGGTGTCCATCAAGAGAAGACGACAATGACGATGGTGGTAACGAGAAAAACCCATTttaa